A region from the Lolium perenne isolate Kyuss_39 chromosome 4, Kyuss_2.0, whole genome shotgun sequence genome encodes:
- the LOC127292479 gene encoding probable aldehyde oxidase 2, with translation MVINDGTWTYKIPTVDTIPKQLNVELINSARHHKRVLSSKASGEPPLLLLAASVHCAMREAIRAARTEFSAESPLTFQMDVPATMAHVKELCGLDVVERHLQSLSAAATHKA, from the coding sequence ATGGTGATCAACGACGGCACGTGGACGTACAAGATCCCCACGGTGGACACCATCCCCAAGCAGCTCAACGTGGAACTCATCAACAGCGCGCGCCACCACAAGCGGGTGCTCTCCTCCAAGGCCTCCGGcgagccgccgctgctgctgctggccGCCTCCGTGCACTGCGCCATGCGGGAGGCCATCCGGGCCGCCAGGACCGAGTTCTCCGCCGAGTCGCCGCTCACGTTCCAGATGGACGTGCCCGCCACCATGGCCCACGTCAAGGAGCTCTGCGGCCTCGACGTCGTCGAGAGGCACCTACAGAgcctctccgccgccgccacccacaaGGCGTGA
- the LOC127292478 gene encoding uncharacterized protein isoform X2: MASKVDLRGTKDARGNTALHYSASRGCLESCRFLVEESRIDVNAVSKTGATPTSFAAREGNVQVMRYLLDHGGDPAMPDEMGSTPLHFAAVEGHCEAARLLLSKGVPVDLVNYCGAPLHIAAFNDHVEVVKVLLEHAADLNKVSHHFASPLLLACSAKSLKCIKLLIEVGADVNAPPGYPASAPLIQAVKNGLTEIVKLLLEAGADPNTPNMPVVSVKERIADWKSRAKEAFAKEDYVIALSFYGLVIQINPLDASMFANSSLCWLRLRHGVKALEDARKCRLIRPRWSKAWYREGEALSFMKDYNGAADAFRQAVQLDPGSEEIREALRKAEKAAEVSRCV; the protein is encoded by the exons ATGGCGAGCAAGGTGGACCTGCGGGGAACCAAGGACGCGAGGGGGAATACCGCGCTCCATTACTCTGCTTCTAGGGGCTGCCTGGAGAGCTGCCGGTTCCTGGTGGAGGAATCAAGGATTGATGTCAATGCCGTGTCGAAAACAG GTGCGACGCCGACGTCCTTCGCTGCACGAGAGGGGAATGTCCAGGTTATGAGGTACCTTCTCGACCACGGCGGTGACCCTGCGATGCCTGACGAGATGGGCTCCACGCCGCTGCACTTTGCAGCAGTGGAAG GGCACTGTGAGGCTGCAAGGCTGTTGCTGTCCAAAGGAGTTCCTGTGGATCTTGTTAATTATTGTGGGGCGCCATTACACATTGCTGCTTttaatgatcatgttgaggttgtGAAGGTTCTGCTGGAGCATGCTGCTGAT CTCAACAAAGTGTCCCATCACTTTGCTTCACCCCTCCTGTTGGCTTGCTCTGCGAAGTCCTTGAAATGCATCAAGCTACTGATTGAG GTTGGTGCTGATGTGAATGCTCCACCTGGTTACCCTGCATCAGCTCCTTTAATACAAGCAGTTAAAAATGGCTTAACCGAGATTGTCAAGTTGCTTCTAGAGGCTGGAGCTGACCCTAACACTCCTAACATG CCTGTAGTTTCGGTGAAAGAGAGAATTGCAGATTGGAAGTCACGAGCAAA GGAAGCATTTGCAAAGGAGGACTACGTTATAGCACTATCCTTCTATGGCCTG GTAATTCAAATAAACCCACTTGACGCCTCCATGTTTGCCAACAGTAGCCTCTGTTGGCTGCGTCTGAGACATGGGGTTAAAGCTTTGGAAGACGCGCGCAAGTGCAGACTGATCCGGCCCCGTTGGTCCAAGGCCTGGTATCGTGAAGGCGAAGCCCTCAGCTTCATGAAG GACTACAATGGCGCCGCTGACGCGTTCCGGCAGGCAGTGCAGCTGGACCCCGGGAGCGAAGAGATTAGGGAAGCCCTGAGG AAGGCCGAGAAGGCTGCAGAGGTGTCGCGGTGCGTGTAA
- the LOC127292478 gene encoding uncharacterized protein isoform X1 produces the protein MASKVDLRGTKDARGNTALHYSASRGCLESCRFLVEESRIDVNAVSKTGATPTSFAAREGNVQVMRYLLDHGGDPAMPDEMGSTPLHFAAVEGHCEAARLLLSKGVPVDLVNYCGAPLHIAAFNDHVEVVKVLLEHAADLNKVSHHFASPLLLACSAKSLKCIKLLIEVGADVNAPPGYPASAPLIQAVKNGLTEIVKLLLEAGADPNTPNMHDAIPIVQAAANRRRDLVEVLFPRTKPIPSLPDWSVDGIIRTVNSPHFNPLQPVVSVKERIADWKSRAKEAFAKEDYVIALSFYGLVIQINPLDASMFANSSLCWLRLRHGVKALEDARKCRLIRPRWSKAWYREGEALSFMKDYNGAADAFRQAVQLDPGSEEIREALRKAEKAAEVSRCV, from the exons ATGGCGAGCAAGGTGGACCTGCGGGGAACCAAGGACGCGAGGGGGAATACCGCGCTCCATTACTCTGCTTCTAGGGGCTGCCTGGAGAGCTGCCGGTTCCTGGTGGAGGAATCAAGGATTGATGTCAATGCCGTGTCGAAAACAG GTGCGACGCCGACGTCCTTCGCTGCACGAGAGGGGAATGTCCAGGTTATGAGGTACCTTCTCGACCACGGCGGTGACCCTGCGATGCCTGACGAGATGGGCTCCACGCCGCTGCACTTTGCAGCAGTGGAAG GGCACTGTGAGGCTGCAAGGCTGTTGCTGTCCAAAGGAGTTCCTGTGGATCTTGTTAATTATTGTGGGGCGCCATTACACATTGCTGCTTttaatgatcatgttgaggttgtGAAGGTTCTGCTGGAGCATGCTGCTGAT CTCAACAAAGTGTCCCATCACTTTGCTTCACCCCTCCTGTTGGCTTGCTCTGCGAAGTCCTTGAAATGCATCAAGCTACTGATTGAG GTTGGTGCTGATGTGAATGCTCCACCTGGTTACCCTGCATCAGCTCCTTTAATACAAGCAGTTAAAAATGGCTTAACCGAGATTGTCAAGTTGCTTCTAGAGGCTGGAGCTGACCCTAACACTCCTAACATG CATGATGCAATTCCAATCGTGCAAGCAGCTGCTAATCGTCGACGTGACCTTGTTGAAGTTTTATTTCCTAGGACAAAACCAATTCCATCTCTGCCAGATTGGAGTGTTGATGGGATAATTAGAACCGTGAATTCTCCGCATTTCAATCCTCTTCAG CCTGTAGTTTCGGTGAAAGAGAGAATTGCAGATTGGAAGTCACGAGCAAA GGAAGCATTTGCAAAGGAGGACTACGTTATAGCACTATCCTTCTATGGCCTG GTAATTCAAATAAACCCACTTGACGCCTCCATGTTTGCCAACAGTAGCCTCTGTTGGCTGCGTCTGAGACATGGGGTTAAAGCTTTGGAAGACGCGCGCAAGTGCAGACTGATCCGGCCCCGTTGGTCCAAGGCCTGGTATCGTGAAGGCGAAGCCCTCAGCTTCATGAAG GACTACAATGGCGCCGCTGACGCGTTCCGGCAGGCAGTGCAGCTGGACCCCGGGAGCGAAGAGATTAGGGAAGCCCTGAGG AAGGCCGAGAAGGCTGCAGAGGTGTCGCGGTGCGTGTAA
- the LOC127292478 gene encoding uncharacterized protein isoform X3 has product MASKVDLRGTKDARGNTALHYSASRGCLESCRFLVEESRIDVNAVSKTGATPTSFAAREGNVQVMRYLLDHGGDPAMPDEMGSTPLHFAAVEGHCEAARLLLSKGVPVDLVNYCGAPLHIAAFNDHVEVVKVLLEHAADLNKVSHHFASPLLLACSAKSLKCIKLLIEVGADVNAPPGYPASAPLIQAVKNGLTEIVKLLLEAGADPNTPNMHDAIPIVQAAANRRRDLVEVLFPRTKPIPSLPDWSVDGIIRTVNSPHFNPLQPVVSVKERIADWKSRAKEAFAKEDYVIALSFYGLGFVTSGQTLIKLMMQRPLFRKRKQTNY; this is encoded by the exons ATGGCGAGCAAGGTGGACCTGCGGGGAACCAAGGACGCGAGGGGGAATACCGCGCTCCATTACTCTGCTTCTAGGGGCTGCCTGGAGAGCTGCCGGTTCCTGGTGGAGGAATCAAGGATTGATGTCAATGCCGTGTCGAAAACAG GTGCGACGCCGACGTCCTTCGCTGCACGAGAGGGGAATGTCCAGGTTATGAGGTACCTTCTCGACCACGGCGGTGACCCTGCGATGCCTGACGAGATGGGCTCCACGCCGCTGCACTTTGCAGCAGTGGAAG GGCACTGTGAGGCTGCAAGGCTGTTGCTGTCCAAAGGAGTTCCTGTGGATCTTGTTAATTATTGTGGGGCGCCATTACACATTGCTGCTTttaatgatcatgttgaggttgtGAAGGTTCTGCTGGAGCATGCTGCTGAT CTCAACAAAGTGTCCCATCACTTTGCTTCACCCCTCCTGTTGGCTTGCTCTGCGAAGTCCTTGAAATGCATCAAGCTACTGATTGAG GTTGGTGCTGATGTGAATGCTCCACCTGGTTACCCTGCATCAGCTCCTTTAATACAAGCAGTTAAAAATGGCTTAACCGAGATTGTCAAGTTGCTTCTAGAGGCTGGAGCTGACCCTAACACTCCTAACATG CATGATGCAATTCCAATCGTGCAAGCAGCTGCTAATCGTCGACGTGACCTTGTTGAAGTTTTATTTCCTAGGACAAAACCAATTCCATCTCTGCCAGATTGGAGTGTTGATGGGATAATTAGAACCGTGAATTCTCCGCATTTCAATCCTCTTCAG CCTGTAGTTTCGGTGAAAGAGAGAATTGCAGATTGGAAGTCACGAGCAAA GGAAGCATTTGCAAAGGAGGACTACGTTATAGCACTATCCTTCTATGGCCTG GGTTTTGTTACATCAGGTCAGACATTAATTAAACTAATGATGCAGAGGCCCCTTtttagaaaaagaaaacaaacaaacTACTGA